DNA sequence from the Eulemur rufifrons isolate Redbay chromosome 6, OSU_ERuf_1, whole genome shotgun sequence genome:
CTTCTTGAGTAGGGATTGTTGGAATAGTCAACGTGATGCATGTGAAATCCTGTTTTAAGGTAAATAAATAGAGCTTCTGTGTGCAGTTTTGTTCCTAATGCCAATTCCATTATTTACTAGCTCTGCAACCTTGGACCTGTCCCTTAAACtctttgtctcagtttcctcatctgtgaaataagaataagaaaagttTATACCTCATAAAGaggttgtggggattaaatgagttaatatataaatCACTTAGAATAGTGTTTGTCTGTTTTCTATTATTAAGGACAatattagtttttataaaatctaTGTTTTTGGTAAACTAAGGGGCTCTAATTAAGACCACAGCTTTCTGTTAAGTAAGCACGTGGTCAGGTTGAGGATAGAAGTGTAAACCCAGGTATGGCTTATGACTTTTGTGATTGTTCATCAATTTTAGTGACTTCTTAGACTTCaggcattttctgtttttaaacacttttgcaaaaataaaaattatcacttGAACATGCATACAGCACCTTTCCCTTTGCAAGgtgcttcatattttatttggtaaCTTTAGTTCACAAGTAAAAGCCCTTGCTATGCGCTGAGCTCCAGGGGCACATCCTCTGACTGGGGAAGGCAGACTCAAGAGagacttcctccaggaagctcaAGCCGAGCTGAGGTTTGGAGGTAGGGTAGGAGTTGGGAAGGACCTTTGGGATGGGAAAgggaaggcattccaggcagaagaggTGTCCTGCTGAAAGTGCAGGAATGTGAGAGAACATGGGGGCATGAGAGAAGCCGCCAACAATTCAGGATGGCTGGAGAGACatgagggaggctgaggtgtggcGGTGGAGGAAGTGAGCAAGGGAGCTCTTACAGAAGGCATTCCCATTCCCAGCATGCCGAGGAGTCTAAATAATATTCTGTCTGCGATGGGGCACCATGGCAGGATGTTTAACAGGAGGATGAGAACGTGATTAAattaaagtctgagaattatCACGCTGGCCACAGGGAGGAGCAAGAATTGGCAAGAAGCAGATCTGAAGGCAGTGGGAGCAGTTAGTTCCACCGCCGTTGTtgtaatccaggcaagagataatGAGGGTTTGAAATCAGGGAAGAGCTGTAGTTGTGgagaaaagagacagagtctgggGATGGATAGTCCCACGGCAGGTGGGAGCACACGTATCCACGCCTACCGGAGCCACAGGGAAGATTTGGCTCAGAGTTTGGTGACTTGGCCAGAGAGGTGGGAGAATATGCCCCCTGGTCTGAAAAGGATCACCTGTGTCTGTTTCTTGCCATACTGAGATGACAATGTCACAGAACTCCCTTGAAGGCAGGAGCTAAGATCAGTCATCTCTGAAGCTGCACTTAGCACCTGGCCTATCTTGCCCATAGGACATGCTAGGTAAATGTAAACTAGAAATACAGGTAAATCTTAGGTGCAGCTTCCTAACCTGCCTGCCATCCCGGCCCTCTCAGGTACCACTGGCTCATGGCAGAGACGAACCTCACCTTGGTGACCGAGTTCGTCCTTGTCGCGTTCACCGAATGTCCCGAGTGGGcactcctccctctcttcctcctctttttgaTCATCTATCTCGTCACCTTACTGGGGAACCTGGGGATGATCATCCTGATCCGCATGGATCGCCACCTCCACAGCCCGATGTACTTCCTTCTGAGTCACCTCTCCCTCACGGACATCTGCTACTCGTCTGTCACCGTCCCTCAGACGCTGGCCGTGCTGTGGGAGCACGGGGCAGCGCTGTCCTACTCGCGCTGTGCGGCGCAGTTCTTCCTGTTCACCTTCTTTGGCTCCATCGACTGCTACGTGCTGGCCCTCATGGCCTACGACCGCTACGCGGCGGTGTGCCAGCCGCTGCTCTACGCCAGCATCgtcacgcaggaggcctgtctgCGCTTTGTGGCTGGGGCTTATGTCGCCGGTCTCCTGAGTGCCCTGGTGCGGACGGTCTCAGCCTTCACGCTCTCCTTCTGCGGAAGCAATGAGCTGGACTTCATTTTCTGTGACCTCCCTCCTCTTTTAAAGGTGACCTGTGGGGAGAGCTACACCCAGGAAGTGGTGATTATTGTGTTCGCCGTTTTCGTCATCCCTGCCTGCATGGCGGTGATCGTGGTGTCCTACCTGTTCATCGTTGTGGCCATTCTGCGGATCCCCTCGGCTGGAGGCCGGGCCAAGACCTTCTCCACCTGCGCCTCCCACCTCACTGCTGTGACCCTCTTCTTTGGCACCCTCATCTTCATGTACCTGCGAGATAACTCGGGCCGGTCCTCGGAGGGGGACCGAGTGGTGTCTGTGTTCTACACGACAGTGATCCCCATGTCGAACCCCctcatctacagcctgaggaaccAGGAGGTGAAGGGGGCCCTGAGAAGAATTCTCCA
Encoded proteins:
- the LOC138384990 gene encoding olfactory receptor 9Q1-like → MAETNLTLVTEFVLVAFTECPEWALLPLFLLFLIIYLVTLLGNLGMIILIRMDRHLHSPMYFLLSHLSLTDICYSSVTVPQTLAVLWEHGAALSYSRCAAQFFLFTFFGSIDCYVLALMAYDRYAAVCQPLLYASIVTQEACLRFVAGAYVAGLLSALVRTVSAFTLSFCGSNELDFIFCDLPPLLKVTCGESYTQEVVIIVFAVFVIPACMAVIVVSYLFIVVAILRIPSAGGRAKTFSTCASHLTAVTLFFGTLIFMYLRDNSGRSSEGDRVVSVFYTTVIPMSNPLIYSLRNQEVKGALRRILHRVRLF